The Flavobacterium sp. N2270 genome contains the following window.
CAATTGTGGACTTTAAAGTAGATGTACCAGGAAATTTAGTTATTGTAGATCACTCTATTTTTAGAACATTTAATAAAGGAAGTCTTGGTGTTTTATCAGTTACTGGAGATGAAAATAAAACGATCTATTCTGGTACACAATCAGATAATGTTTATTTACCTGAAGGAGGAACAATTCAAACTATGCCAAATAGTAAGTCAGCTGCTCCTACAAAAGCAGTAACTCTTGCCGAAAGAATTGCAGATGGAAAATCAATTTATTCAACAACATGTTTTGCTTGTCATCAACCATCAGGTGAAGGTTTGCCAAATGCTTTCCCACCTTTAGCAAAATCTGACTATTTAAATGCTGATATAAATAGAGCGATTGATATTGTTATACATGGTAAAACTGGCGAAATGACTGTTAATGGTAAAAAATACAACAGTGTTATGACTGCACAAACATTAACAGATGATGAAATTGCAAATGTTTTAACTTATGTATATAGCACTTGGGGTAACAGCAAAAAAGAGGTTACTAAAGAAATGGTTACTAAAGTGAGAAATGAAAAAAAATAATTAATTAGTTTAATAACCATGGTAGTGTTTCATGAATTACTATCATGGTTATTTTTTTAAAAGTAGAAATTGAAAATCACAAAAATGTATAGAATATATTTTTTATTGATCATTATACTTATTGTTTCTTGCAAAAACAATGAAGAGCAAGTAACTACTAAAATTAGCTCTATTTCAAATGTAACTGTAGAAAAAGAAGCAGATAGCCCTTTTAAAGTTACAACTGAAATGGTTTTAATTAAAGGTGGAAGTTATGTGCCTTTATATGGAAAAAAACAAGAAGAAGTAATTGTAGACGATTTATATATAGATGTTTATCCTGTTACAAATGCTGAATATTTAGATTTTATTAAAAAGAATAAAAAATGGCAAAAATCAAAAGTAAAAAAAATATTTGCCGATGATAATTACCTTAGAAAATGGCAAAACGACACATTATTAAATGCTGATGCAAAACCAAATAGTCCAGTAACAAATGTATCATGGTTTGCTGCAAATGCATATTGTGATTGCCAAGGAAAAAGATTAGCAACTGTTGATGAATGGGAATATATAGGCATGGCAGATGAAAAAATTGCTGATGCTAGAAAATTAGAAACCTATAATCAAATGATTTTGGATTGGTATGAAAAACCAAAAACATATCAAAATGAAATTGGACATACCTTTAAAAATTATTATGGTATTTATGATTTACATGGATTAGTTTGGGAATGGACTTCCGATTTTAATTCCATTTTAATAACTGGTGAATCTAGAACTGATTCGGCAGAAAACAAGAACCTTTTTTGCGGAAGTGGCTCTTTAAACGCGACCGATTTAATGAATTACGCTGCTTTCATTAGATACGCTTTTAGAGGAAGTATCAAAGCAAATTATTCAGTGCAAAATTTAGGATTTAGATGTGTAAAAGATATTGAAAAATGAAAACAAAAATAATAGTACTCGTAGTTACAGGTTTGCTTCTATTAGGTTGTAAACAAGAAGAAAGTGAAATTAAAAAAACACCTATTTCAGAAGAATCAATCTTTAATTTAACCAGTAAATGGAAAACTCAAGATAATAAAACCATTGAAATAAAAGATTTCAGAGGAAAAGTTTCTGTAATGGTAATGATTTATACTACTTGTAAAGCAGCTTGCCCAAGATTAGTTGCAGATATGCGTGATATTGAATCTAAAATTCCAAAAGAAGATTTAAAAGATTTAAACTTCATTTTAGTAAGTATTGATCCAGAAACAGACACACCAGAAAGACTAAAAGTATTTGCGAAAGACAACTTTATGGACGATGAACATTGGACATTCTTACAAGGAACACCAACAACTGTACAGGAATTTGCTAATGTTTTAGCTGTAAAATATAAAAAAATTACGCCTATAGATTTTTCACATTCAAATATTATAAGTGTTTTTAATAGAGAAGGAGAATTAATACATCAACAAGAAGGATTAGGCGTAAATAATAAAGAAACCATTGATAAAATACTTGAAACAGTTAAAAAGTAAATTTTTATCAAATAAAAAATAAATAATGACTACAAAAGTTCCATTTTATAACCCAATAAACAAAGAAGTAGAAGTTTTTGAAAATGTGTACCAAAACAAAATTCCGTTTTTATTAAAAGGCCCAACTGGGACTGGAAAATCGAGATTTGTAGAATATATGGCTCACAAATTAGATAAAAAATTAATTACAATTAGTTGTCATGAGGAAACCTCTTCTACCGATTTAATTGGACGATTTATTATCAAAGGATCAGAAACTGTTTGGATAGACGGACCATTAACAAAAGCTTTAAAAGAAGGTTCAATTTTATATTTAGACGAAATTGCAGAAGCACGTCCAGACGTTATTGTAGCAATTCACTCCTTAACAGATCATAGAAGAGAGTTATACATTGACAAGCTAGGAGAAACTATAAAAGCGCACGAAGACTTTATGCTTGTTGCTTCATTTAACCCAGGATATCAAAGAGGGTTTAAAGAATTAAAACCTTCTACAAAACAACGTTTTACGGCATTGTCTTTTACGTATCCAGAAGCTTCTCAAGAAATTGAAATCCTTATTCAAGAAACAAATGTAGATGCAGATGTAGCTAAAAAATTAGTGAAAATTGGTAACAAAATTAGAAACCTTACAGAACTTGGTTTGGCCGAAACTGTTTCAACTCGTTTATTAGTAGATGCTGCAAAATTAATTCATACCAATTTACCAAAAAGATTAGCTGTAAAAGTTGCAATAGTTGAACCTTTAACAGACGATTTAGAAATAACTGAAGCCTTAACCGATTTATGTAATTTAATGATTTAATGGAACTTGACGAAATAATATACAGCAAGGTTTTACAGTTTTTCAAAAAGAACAAAAAGGTTGATGTTGATTTGGTTAACCGTACCGTTCATTTAGAAGAGATAAAATCTCGTTTAACTATTTTGGCAAGAGCTATTACAGGCGATGCTATTGAAATTTTCCCTGCTGAAAGAGAAGGCGGCTATAAAAACAACAACTTTTTTCTTCCACTTTCATTTGGTCAATTTACTACTTCTAAAGCCAATCTTTCTTTTTATTTTTTCAGAATTTTATATCTAACAGAACAAAGAAAATTAGAATTTAATTGGAATGAAACTCTAGAAAATAGTTTAGAAACATCACAACTAAAAGCCTTTGAATCTGCTCCAGTAGTTTTAAAAAATTTAGTTGAAGAATTTCCGTTAATGGCAGATTTACATCATGAATTTTATACTTTTTTTGATACACAAGAATCAAAAGACTTTAGTTGGTTATACGGAAAATGGATGCAAAATAGTCCAGAAGTTGAAAGCGATAAAATATTAAATATTTTTTCAGACTTAGTCAAAAAAGCTGATGAGGAAGAACAAGAACAAACAATTTTAAAAGCAAATCCGGTTGAAGAAGTAAAAAGTCTTGCAATTGATAAAAAACAGCAAGAGGATTACGTTTTGCTGCATAGTTTTGAAAAGGTTGAAACAGCAGAAGAGTTTAATGGAAATTGGCGCGATTTTGACGGTTCAGATGAACTAGAAAAACACCAAGAAGCATTAGAAGAATTGAATATGAAATTTACAGTTCGTGTAGATGATACTACGCATTCTGTGTACCAAGCTGACTTTGTTGAAAACACAACTATTTCTGAAAGTGCAGAAAGAGACGAAAAAGGGTATCACATAAAATATAACGAATGGGATTATTCATCAAAAGCGTACAAAGATTCTTTTTGTAAGGTCTACCCTATTTCTCAAGTAAAAACGGACGTTGATTATTATAATAATACAATTTCTAAAAAAGCATCTGTTCTAAATGGTTTGCGAAAAATGTTGACCAATGTTAATAATAAGATGCAACAACATCGAAGGCAATCACAAGGTGATGAATTTGATATTGATGCAACGACAGATATGATTACCGATGTTTTATCTAAAAAAACACCATCGGAAAATATTTATTTATCTAACCGAAAAAAAGATAAAGACATTTCAATTTTATTGCTTTTGGATATTAGTTTATCAAGCGATTCTTATGCTGCTGGAAACAAAATTATTGATGTAGAAAAACAAGTTTCAATCTTATTTGGAGAAATTTTAAATGAATTTGATATTGATTTTTCTATTAATTGCTTTTTCTCAAAAACAAGAAATTATTCAACCTATTTAACCTTAAAAGATTTCGACGAAGATTGGCAAAAAGCTAAATATAAAATTGGTGCTGCTGAACCACAGGGTTATACACGAATTGGTGCAGCCTTACGTCATTCGGGAGCTTTGCTAGAAAAAAGAGAATCCAAAAACAAATGGGTTATTTTTCTTTCTGACGGAAAACCAAATGATTATGATAAATATGAAGGAAAATACGGAATTAATGATGTTAAAAAAGCACTTAAAGAACTAAAGCAGAACCAAATTAACACATACGCTTTAGCAATTGAAGCGCAAGCAAAATATTATTTACCACTTATGTTTGGTCAAAATCACTACCAAATATTAACAAATCCAGAAGATTTATTAAAGTCATTGGTTAAATTATATGAAAAAATTAAACATTAAAAAATGAAAACAACAACTGTCGATTATAAAAATGTTTTTTACCCACCAGGAGGAATTTTAATGTGGATTGTCATCTTTTTAGAATTAATTACTTTTGGAATGGCTTTAGTAGCATTTGTTTATTATGGAGCTGAAGAACCAGAAGTTTTTCATCAATCTAAACTTCAATTAAATCCAACTATAGGCGCAATAAATACAATATTTCTACTAACAAGTGGATTATTCGTTGCAAATGCAATTCATTTCTATAAAGAAGGAAACATAAAAAAAACAACCTTCTTTTTTAAGCTAGCTATGCTTGGAGGTTTACTGTTTCTGTTTTTAAAAAGTTTTGAATATTATACTAAAATAGAAAACGGAATTACTTTAGATACAAATACATTTTTTTCTTTTTATTGGATGTTAACGGGTTTTCATATTATTCATGTTCTTATTGGGTTAGTTTTATTGTTTATAACTGAAAAAAATATAAGTAAGAATAAAGCTGAGTTAGAAGATGTAGAAGCATCAGCTGCTTTTTGGCATATGTGCGATATTATTTGGTTACTACTTTTCCCTATTATTTATTTAATTTTTTAGAAATGAAAAAACATTTAACTCTTGTATATGGAATAGTTTTATTACTAACTATTGCTACAGCAATTCTATCTAAATTTAGTGTTCATAAAACTGCAACCATTTCCATATTAGCACTATCGGGTGTTAAGTTTTTATTAGTTGCTTTTCACTTTATGGAATTAAAAAAAGCAAATGTGTTTTGGAAAGTAACCTTAAGTCTTTTTTTAATGCTACTAATTGGAATTATATCATTAATAATTTAATTTTTTTGTGATTTAAATCATAAGTAAAAAAGATACTTATCCTTTTTTTTGTACAACAATTAATTTAATACAACAAATATGGAAAAGCATAGCTATAATGTAAATTTAAAATGGGAAAAAGATCGTTTAGGAACTTTATCTTCAAATGAATTACCTTCAAAAATAGAAGTAGCAACTCCTCCAGAATTTGACAAAGGAATTCCTAATATTTGGTCACCAGAACATCTATACACAGCTTCTATTTTAAGTTGTTTTATGACTACTTTTTTGGCTGTTGCCGAATTTTCAAAATTTGAATTTATTGATTTTCAATGCAGTTCTGACGGAATATTAGAAAAAGTAGAAGGGAAATATTTAATGACACAAGTTATTATAAAACCAGTTTTAACAATTATCGATCCAAATGATACAGAAAAAGCAAATAGAATTTTACAAAAATCAGAAAAAGCTTGCTTGATTTCAAACTCTATTAAAACAGAAGTTTTAGTTCAACCAACGTTTAATTTTCAATAATCTTTTTTTGTTTTTTAATAGATGGAACAATCTAAAAAATACTTGTTAATATTACTCGTTCTAGTAACTGCTTTTACACTATATAACTTTAACATTTATACTTCCGAAACCAATTATACAACTATTCGATTAAGTAAAAAAGCAATTGAAGGTGAGAATATTTGGCTACAAAACAACTGTAATTCTTGTCATCAAATTTATGGCTTAGGTGGATATTTAGGTCCTGATTTAACCAACGTATATTCTACAAAAGGTAAAGGTGAAAAACTCATTAAAACCATTGTAAATAGCGCAATAAAATCAATGCCAAAGTTCAATTTTAACGAAGATGAGAAAGACTTATTAGTACAGTTTTTTAAAGAAATTGATCAAACAGGACATTACCCAGATATTAATGCAACAATTAGCAAGGATGGTTGGGTTACTATAAAAAACAAGACATTAGAAAATGAAAAAAAATAACTATCCTTTTTATTTTATAATCATTGCATTAATAGCTTTGTTTTTAGGAATGCTCTTTGGTTTATTAGGAGGCTTACAATATGTGTTTTCGGGTTTTATAAAAGAAAAACTTCCGTTCAATGCCATTAGACCACTTCATACTCTGTTTGTGGTATCGTGGATTTTATTGGCGCCAATAGGCGGAATTTATTATTATTTAACATCAAATTCGTCAATACTATTTTTTAAAAAAAACCTTATAAAATGGCATTTTTGGTTATTCATTTTAACAGGAATAGGCATAGCAATTTCTTATTTAACTAAAAACTTTGCAGGTAAAGAATATTTAGAATTTCCGAGTTATTTCTATTTTCCAATTGTCCTAGGTTGGATTTTATTTGGCATCAATTATTTTAAAACAATGCTCCCATCGTTTAAAAATTGGCCAGTATATTATTATATGTGGGCGACAGGAATTGTGTTAATGATTTTCCATTTTACCGAAGCACACTTATGGTTATTGCCTTATTTTAGAGATAATTATATTCAAAATATAGCCATGCAGTGGAAAGCTGGGGGTTCCTATGTTGGTTCTTGGAACATGTTAGTTTACGGAACTGCACTTTTTGTAATGTCAAAAATAAGTGGTAATAATAGTTATGCAACTTCAAAAAAAGCGTTTTTCTTTTATTTTTTAGGTTTAACTAATTTAATGTTTGGTTGGGCTCATCATATTTATATGGTTCCCACTGCTTCATGGATTCGTTATTTTGCATACGGAATAAGTATGACCGAATGGATTATTCTATTTTCAATTATATACGATTGGAAAAAAAATCTATCGCAAGAACAAAAAATCCAATTTTCAATTGCTTATAAATTTATGCGTTTGGCCGATTTATGGGTTTTTCTAAATATTGTAGTTGCCCTGTTAATTTCAATTCCATCTATTAATTTATTTACACATGGAACCCATATTACAGTTGCACATTCTATGGGAACAACCATTGGAATAAACACTTTAATTCTATTTTCATCAATAACTTATATTTTCAATACTGAATTTTCATTTACTTATAAAACGGTTAAAAAATTAAAAAACGGAATACAACTTTTTCACATTTCATTTATTTTATTTTGGGTAACACTTTTAATAATGGGATTAAAAAAAAGTATTTGGCTTTTTGGTAATTCAACCGAAACTTTTGGCCAATTTCAAGATTCACAACATGTTTTACATCTTGCTTTTGTGCTGTTTGGAATTGGAATTATTACAGGAATTGGAACCATTATTTATAATTTAATTAAAACATACACTGAAAAAAATAATTAAAAATATTTTATATGTCTAACAAAAAAAATAATCATACGTTTCACATTCCAGTAATGGGATTGGCGTATACAATAGACAGTCCAATAAGAATTGCCCAATATGGCATTTCTTCTGTGGTTTCAATAACTGACGATGACCTTATTGAAAAAATGAGAGCTTTTTATAGTGAAAAATTTAGTATTCCTTATCAAGAGATTTCACAAAAATTTAATGATTATCGTGCTGAAAGAATTACTCATTATTTAAATTTAATGGATACAATTGTAAACGATAAATTTGAAAAATTTAAACATGAATTAACAGAAAGCAAGTCAGCTTTAGAAAACTATATCGCTTTACTTCCAAATAAATCAGAACTTAAAAAAGGGCTTCAAGAGTTTATGGAAGAAGGGTTTTCAATTAAAGAAACATTAAAAAATTTTGTTGAAAAAAATGTTTCTGTAGGAGAAATTGATGTTAATATCATGACGAAAGTAGATAAAGAAAACTACATTGGAAATGAAAAACTATCAACAGAATTTAATGATGCGCATGCTGCTTTGCGTGGTTTTGCAAACAGCAATTTAAGCTCATCTGTAGTACTTTCAGCTGGTTTAAATCCCAGGTTATACAGCTATTTTGAAAATTTTTATGATTTCTTTCCAAATGAAAATTCATTTTTAAAAAAGAAAATAATTTTAAAAGTAAGTGATTATCGTTCTGCATTAATTCAAGGAAGTTTTTTAGCTAAAAAAGGGCTTTGGGTTTCTGAATACCGAATTGAATCGGGTTTAAATTGTGGCGGTCACGCTTTTGCAACTGACGGGTTATTATTAGGTCCAATTTTAGAAGAATTTAAAGTTAAAAGAACCGAATTAATAAATGCAACACATGAATTATTAGTAAAAGCATTAGAAATTAAAGAAATGCCAATTCCTAATGAACCTTTATCTTTAAAAATTACCGCACAAGGTGGAGTTGGAACAGCTGAAGAGCATGAATTTTTATTAGAAAATTATAATTTAGAAACTATAGGTTGGGGCTCTCCTTTTTTACTGGTTCCAGAAGCAACTTCATTAGATAAAGAAACTAGAAACCTTTTAGCAAAAGCAAAAGAAGATGATTTTTATTTGAGTAATATTTCTCCGCTTGGAGTTCCTTTCAATTCAATAAAAGGTGTTTCTAATGATTTTTGGAAGCAAAAAAGAATAGACGATAATAAAGCTGGAAGTTCTTGTCCTAAAAAATTCTTAGCATTAAATAAAGAATATAATGAAGAAGGTCTTTGTACAGCTTCAAAAAAATATCAAGACAAAAAACTTGCCGAATTAGAAGAAAATAAAGGTCAATTTTCATTAAATGGATTCATAAAACAAAAAACATTAATTACTGATAAAGCTTGTCTTTGCGTAGGTTTAGCAAATGCATCTTACATGGAAAATGACATGACAATTAAAGGGCAACAACAAGGAGTTGTTATTTGTCCTGGACCTAATTTGGCATATTTTGACAAAGAGATTTCTTTAGTTGAGATGGTTCAACATATTTATGGAAATACAAACATTTTAAAAAATAAAAATAGACCAAACATGTTTATTAATGAACTTAAAATGTATGTAGATTATTTTATAAAAGAAATAAACACACTTACAGCAGATAGCACAAATGCTAAATTAAAAAAGGTAACTAGTTTTAAAAATAATATTATTGAAGGTATTGAATATTATTCAAATTTATTTTCGAACTCAAATTTTTTCAGTTTAGATAAAGTTACTCTTCTAAAAGAGCTTGAAGATTATAAAAAACAATTATTAATAAACGTAAAAAGTACTGATAAATATCATCTTATAGCTTAATTCTATGTGTTAATTTTGTCTAAGAATTAAAACAATAAATACATTATTTATGAAAACAAGTTATATAAAAAAAGTCTCATTATCCTTATTTGCAGTAATTGGCATGAATACATTTGCACAAGAAATCGATGCAAATTTACAAATGAGACCACGTTACGAATATAGAAATGGCTTTAAAGGTTTAATGTTAGACAGCGAACTTCCAACTTCTTTTGTAACGCAAAGAACTAGGCTAAATTTAAACTTTAAGCAAGAAAAAATAACTGCAAAGCTTACATTTCAAAATATAAGAACATGGGGAGATGTTAAAACTACTACAAATGATGATAAAAATGGTGTGATGCTTTTTGAAGCTTGGGGACAATATAATTTTAATGAAAACTGGAGCACTCGAATTGGTAGGCAAGTTTTATCATATGACAACCAAAGAATATTTGGAGAAATTGATTGGATTCAACAAGGACAAAGTCATGATGCTCTTTTAATATCGTATAAAAAAGCTAAAAGTCAACTAGATTTAGGAGCTGCATTAAATGCGGACTCTGAAGCTTTATATCGTGACTTATATGTTACCAATTATAAAAATATGCAATATGCGTGGTACCATACAAATTTTAGTAGTTTACAAATGAGTTTATTAGCATTAAACACAGGTTTTCAATATGAAGAGCCTATTACTGCTGATTTAAAAGTAGATTATATGCAAACTTTTGGAACGTTTTTAAAATATAAAAAAAATAAATTAGATGCCGATTTAAGTATATATGCGCAAACGGGTAAAGGGAAGTTAATAACTGAAAACTCAACAGTAAGTACTTATAATATTGGCCTAAATCTAAACTACACTTTTACTGAAAAATTAAAAGCAGGGATTGGATATGAATTATTGTCTGGTAAAGACCAAACAGATACAAGCAATAAAATAAAATCCTTCAATCCTATTTTTGGAACAAACCATGCATTTAATGGATTAATGGATTACTTTTATGTAGGTAATTACAAAAACACAGTAGGTTTACAAGATATTTTCTTAAAACTGAATTATACTTCTAACAAATGGAAATTTAATGTATCACCTCATGTATTTATGACTGCAGCTGATGTAATAAATCCTATTGTACCAACAAAAACAATGGATAGTTATTTAGGTACTGAATTAGATTTAGTTGCTTCTTATCAATTACATAAAAACATTTCTATTTCTGCAGGGTATTCTCAAATGTTTGGATCTGACACCATGGAAGTACTTAAAACTGGTAACAAAGGATTAGATAATAATTTGGGCTGGGTAATGGTTAATATTGACCCTAGAATATTTACTTTTT
Protein-coding sequences here:
- a CDS encoding formylglycine-generating enzyme family protein → MYRIYFLLIIILIVSCKNNEEQVTTKISSISNVTVEKEADSPFKVTTEMVLIKGGSYVPLYGKKQEEVIVDDLYIDVYPVTNAEYLDFIKKNKKWQKSKVKKIFADDNYLRKWQNDTLLNADAKPNSPVTNVSWFAANAYCDCQGKRLATVDEWEYIGMADEKIADARKLETYNQMILDWYEKPKTYQNEIGHTFKNYYGIYDLHGLVWEWTSDFNSILITGESRTDSAENKNLFCGSGSLNATDLMNYAAFIRYAFRGSIKANYSVQNLGFRCVKDIEK
- a CDS encoding SCO family protein → MKTKIIVLVVTGLLLLGCKQEESEIKKTPISEESIFNLTSKWKTQDNKTIEIKDFRGKVSVMVMIYTTCKAACPRLVADMRDIESKIPKEDLKDLNFILVSIDPETDTPERLKVFAKDNFMDDEHWTFLQGTPTTVQEFANVLAVKYKKITPIDFSHSNIISVFNREGELIHQQEGLGVNNKETIDKILETVKK
- a CDS encoding CbbQ/NirQ/NorQ/GpvN family protein; the encoded protein is MTTKVPFYNPINKEVEVFENVYQNKIPFLLKGPTGTGKSRFVEYMAHKLDKKLITISCHEETSSTDLIGRFIIKGSETVWIDGPLTKALKEGSILYLDEIAEARPDVIVAIHSLTDHRRELYIDKLGETIKAHEDFMLVASFNPGYQRGFKELKPSTKQRFTALSFTYPEASQEIEILIQETNVDADVAKKLVKIGNKIRNLTELGLAETVSTRLLVDAAKLIHTNLPKRLAVKVAIVEPLTDDLEITEALTDLCNLMI
- a CDS encoding nitric oxide reductase activation protein NorD — encoded protein: MELDEIIYSKVLQFFKKNKKVDVDLVNRTVHLEEIKSRLTILARAITGDAIEIFPAEREGGYKNNNFFLPLSFGQFTTSKANLSFYFFRILYLTEQRKLEFNWNETLENSLETSQLKAFESAPVVLKNLVEEFPLMADLHHEFYTFFDTQESKDFSWLYGKWMQNSPEVESDKILNIFSDLVKKADEEEQEQTILKANPVEEVKSLAIDKKQQEDYVLLHSFEKVETAEEFNGNWRDFDGSDELEKHQEALEELNMKFTVRVDDTTHSVYQADFVENTTISESAERDEKGYHIKYNEWDYSSKAYKDSFCKVYPISQVKTDVDYYNNTISKKASVLNGLRKMLTNVNNKMQQHRRQSQGDEFDIDATTDMITDVLSKKTPSENIYLSNRKKDKDISILLLLDISLSSDSYAAGNKIIDVEKQVSILFGEILNEFDIDFSINCFFSKTRNYSTYLTLKDFDEDWQKAKYKIGAAEPQGYTRIGAALRHSGALLEKRESKNKWVIFLSDGKPNDYDKYEGKYGINDVKKALKELKQNQINTYALAIEAQAKYYLPLMFGQNHYQILTNPEDLLKSLVKLYEKIKH
- a CDS encoding cytochrome c oxidase subunit 3, which encodes MKTTTVDYKNVFYPPGGILMWIVIFLELITFGMALVAFVYYGAEEPEVFHQSKLQLNPTIGAINTIFLLTSGLFVANAIHFYKEGNIKKTTFFFKLAMLGGLLFLFLKSFEYYTKIENGITLDTNTFFSFYWMLTGFHIIHVLIGLVLLFITEKNISKNKAELEDVEASAAFWHMCDIIWLLLFPIIYLIF
- a CDS encoding cytochrome C oxidase subunit IV family protein; this encodes MKKHLTLVYGIVLLLTIATAILSKFSVHKTATISILALSGVKFLLVAFHFMELKKANVFWKVTLSLFLMLLIGIISLII
- a CDS encoding OsmC family protein; translated protein: MEKHSYNVNLKWEKDRLGTLSSNELPSKIEVATPPEFDKGIPNIWSPEHLYTASILSCFMTTFLAVAEFSKFEFIDFQCSSDGILEKVEGKYLMTQVIIKPVLTIIDPNDTEKANRILQKSEKACLISNSIKTEVLVQPTFNFQ
- a CDS encoding c-type cytochrome produces the protein MEQSKKYLLILLVLVTAFTLYNFNIYTSETNYTTIRLSKKAIEGENIWLQNNCNSCHQIYGLGGYLGPDLTNVYSTKGKGEKLIKTIVNSAIKSMPKFNFNEDEKDLLVQFFKEIDQTGHYPDINATISKDGWVTIKNKTLENEKK
- a CDS encoding cbb3-type cytochrome c oxidase subunit I, whose protein sequence is MKKNNYPFYFIIIALIALFLGMLFGLLGGLQYVFSGFIKEKLPFNAIRPLHTLFVVSWILLAPIGGIYYYLTSNSSILFFKKNLIKWHFWLFILTGIGIAISYLTKNFAGKEYLEFPSYFYFPIVLGWILFGINYFKTMLPSFKNWPVYYYMWATGIVLMIFHFTEAHLWLLPYFRDNYIQNIAMQWKAGGSYVGSWNMLVYGTALFVMSKISGNNSYATSKKAFFFYFLGLTNLMFGWAHHIYMVPTASWIRYFAYGISMTEWIILFSIIYDWKKNLSQEQKIQFSIAYKFMRLADLWVFLNIVVALLISIPSINLFTHGTHITVAHSMGTTIGINTLILFSSITYIFNTEFSFTYKTVKKLKNGIQLFHISFILFWVTLLIMGLKKSIWLFGNSTETFGQFQDSQHVLHLAFVLFGIGIITGIGTIIYNLIKTYTEKNN
- a CDS encoding alginate export family protein is translated as MKTSYIKKVSLSLFAVIGMNTFAQEIDANLQMRPRYEYRNGFKGLMLDSELPTSFVTQRTRLNLNFKQEKITAKLTFQNIRTWGDVKTTTNDDKNGVMLFEAWGQYNFNENWSTRIGRQVLSYDNQRIFGEIDWIQQGQSHDALLISYKKAKSQLDLGAALNADSEALYRDLYVTNYKNMQYAWYHTNFSSLQMSLLALNTGFQYEEPITADLKVDYMQTFGTFLKYKKNKLDADLSIYAQTGKGKLITENSTVSTYNIGLNLNYTFTEKLKAGIGYELLSGKDQTDTSNKIKSFNPIFGTNHAFNGLMDYFYVGNYKNTVGLQDIFLKLNYTSNKWKFNVSPHVFMTAADVINPIVPTKTMDSYLGTELDLVASYQLHKNISISAGYSQMFGSDTMEVLKTGNKGLDNNLGWVMVNIDPRIFTFSK